The sequence below is a genomic window from Glycine max cultivar Williams 82 chromosome 20, Glycine_max_v4.0, whole genome shotgun sequence.
agtgaaatttaaggCTTATCCTATGtttaaacactaaaaaaactaatttttggcATTCAAAACTCAAGGAAAACAGCTCAACCCATAGATCTATAACAGGGAAGCAAGCACAAAAATTTCAAGACAACAACATGTTCAATGGAGTTTAACAACAAGCCACAAAGCAAACTATATTTACATGAAAAACAAGAGAATATttacaacaaaacaaacaagaaaaagacaaaaggGGTAAACCAAATATTTGTaaaggaaaatataattttgcgcTATTAATTATATCAGGCTTGACTCTCAAAATCCTCAATGGAGTCGCCATCTCTCAAAATGATCTTTGAGACCAATGATAGGTTTGAAAGTCAATTACATGTAAAGAATGTATTAGCACCTTATCATCCCCGTTAAAAGCAATACTTAtaactaattacacaaaattatataactttataaacatttatttttcccaaaaagaaaatagtttttattttatttttgatgatggttatatttttattttttatttaatggaaATTATCCATGCATGAGACTTTAAGCTAATAAATGAGTAGTCATTAAACTCTcataatcaaataacattaaagataaaattgttatttgttaaCGCTATTGATGATTGCATAtccaaataattataaaaagaaaacaactttatgaataaaagttttaaataacaaatgactatttcataaacttttattatttaagcaaaattaaaagataGAAGTGCTACTTAATTAATGTCACAAACCATTACatgagttaaaataattattttttaaaaattgcaaataaatacaaataaaaaagtcagaattcattttccttactatgaattatattattttgacaaaaaaaacaaaaaatggtgaaattaattaatgcaaTTGATGTAACGCACATTCACCACCAAAACTAGAATCATTTCATTTCcattttgattaagaaaaaaagaaaaagaaactcaaAACCTAaactaaattttcaaatattcaatTCTTATCCTATGTACAACAGCACGCATTTGCATTTCACACTCAAAGGCACAGACAGATTAAAACATACATTCTTATCCCTTTTTTAGAATCAAATGAAAGGTTAAAACCAATACAGATTCTACACCCACAACGAAAGATATAGTACCAACTACCAAGGGTTTTAatctattcttttattatttttaaccgaCTCAAAATTCATATACAATAAGAATAGTACCAACTACCAAGGCTTGTATCAACTCAcgaaataagtaaaaaatgcAACACgcaacatgaaaaaaaaaaaaccttgatgATGAAAGACCTGTTGTCATTACACGAAACGAAGAAAGAAAGACTTGGCTTGTAATTGGTAGGCTATTGAGAATGAACGACAGAATGAGAGAACCAATTTTTCTCTTTccagaacttttttttttcatcatttgaGTGCTAGTGggtcttttttataatttaagaatTGTTTGATCTCCGCGTAACGAACTAATTATCTTGTTTTTAAACCTGTGGCTtcataatcattatttttagtaaTCGTTTTGTTTTTCTCAGTTAAGTAATTGTTACTCCATATAACTGAAATATTTTCTAATGATTAAATCTTCTCTTAAGAgccaaatatttacttttttttctttaaaaaatatttaaatatattttaaaaagaaaaaagaaaaaaataaataaatacactcGAATAAAATTGGATATTCACAATGATGAAATcatattatcaaaattttaaaaaattatcttcttatttcaattaaaaaataaaggataaatcGTTTGTTCACTAATTTGATAGCTTTTTTTAtcaattggaaaaaaataatcatttgttCATTGTTGGACAGAATCCTACTAACCTGACTTAATATATAAGTGGCATGCACGGAAACAGCTTTCAGAGATTTGTTTCCTTTTGGAAGATACAAAAGAGTTAAACAATCAACTTATTGATATTGGAAGACTAATATGATTATTCTGGTCAAATAGAGATTTTTTCTTTGGaccattttttgaaataaatatctCTATTTTTGTAATAGTTTAAGTGATAttgtatgaaaatattttattactttttattagtatagtacaaaaattatattttttttataaatttagttttctattattttagaGTTTAGATTATTATTTCTACTCTTTTTTCTGTTAAACAAATAACATttctcttattatattatttatttagtaacattttcaattttatttattttaatcttaattgaTTTATACATTACTTTTTTTCCCAACTTTACACACGTCAGCATTTTGGAAAGTTTTTTAcccacttttttctttctttatttttttttcttttctccttttttaaattttcttattactatatttatttaatcaataaaaaattagaatgctcaatattattatctaaaataattttatagcataaaaaataatttatttaagtactTAAATTATTTAGACATTGATATTTTAgtagaaaaaattcaaaattaatttttcatcaaatatttGGGGATTTgggataaaatttttaaaataattatatttgtgtGTGCTTACGAGGAGTTAACTCATTGTGTGAGTATTTGTAAATTTCTgatattgtatttaatttttattgataaaaaaaattatgcatgcTTTGTTTATTCATTaccaaaatatataaacatgtcctatagtaaaaaaaaaaaaaaagaagacaaaagtAGAAATGGAAGGGATATCacaattacaaatttacaaCTGTGGAGAACCGGCTGAACCGGTCACCCATGGGCGTTGAAAAACACGGCTTCGTGTTCCTGTTGTCGTTTTGGGTTTTCCTCTTTCGCAGCTCAACACAAAGCCCCATCGTCTGTTCTCTCTCCGTACTTCATTCAGGTCGGTGTTGTGTTCAATCATTCGATCTACCCTTTGGGTTCTCCAATTTCAtacttcctttcttcttttaatttcacCATCGTTAGTTCCAAAGGGAAGCTAATTTCAGCTGTCCAGAGTAtgattctaaataaataaataaataaaaatagtgtcaAACTCTATAATTTTCTTATCCTTTATAGTTTTTATGTGTGCTTTGGAGGAAAGATTAAATCCCACAGTTACTTAATTAAGTAAGCTAATTTACTGATTTGCATATCAAGGAATTAATTAAGTGAGCAATTGGCTTCCGAATTCATATGTTGCTATTCTTATCTTAGGCTGTCTTTTGACATGGATGAATTGTTAGGTTTATggattttttattgttgttattattgataatttacATTTGCAGTCGGCCTCCATCTATTGAATGATAACAACCATGATAATTGAGTAAATCCCCAAATTAGTTCTTCAAATTGCAAGTCCTTGACATTGCAATGTCCTACCTATGCTGTTTGAATTTTTAAGGACTAGTTTAGGGATTTACTTAATAATTTCCCCAATCAAGTGTTGTGTTTTATAAATGTGCATATAATCCCCCCACTAGTGACTAACCAAGTAAATCTTTTTAATAGgcacatcatcttcttctataaCATTAACCCAGGGTCGTCTCCAAAAATGCTACCTCTGCGTCCACAAGCACAAGTTGGAGGACTACAAACATCGCTGTCTCTGGTTTCCTCAGACCCTCTCCTGTCTCCTGATGAACCTAGATCAAACTCCAACAATCTCCATGAATCTCCGGCTGAAAGTGCAAGTTCTCAGGAAACTTGGCCTACTGCTGATGCAGCTGCAGCAAAGAAGATGGAGAATGGAAAAGCGGAGGTTAATTGCCTTGAGCAGAAAGTGATTCATCGTGTTTCTAGTTCAGACAAAGTTACTCTTCAGGATGTTGCTAGAGAAAGTGTTTGTATGATATGTGAAAAAATGCATCATCTACCTGAGGAATATCTAGAAGAGCTAAAGAATGGACTGCGAAGTATCCTTGAGGGAGGGAATGGTTCGCAGCACAGAGAggattttttcattttgcagAAGCTTGTTCAGAGTAGAACTGATTTGACTGCCAAGACACTGGTCAGAGCACACCGAGTGCAGCTTGAAATCCTTGTTGCAATAAATACTGGAATTCAGGGATTTTTGCATCCTAGCATCAGTCTATCACAGACTTCCCTGATTGAGATCTTTGGCTATAAGAGATGCAGAAACATAGCGTGCCAAAACCAGCTTCCAGCTGATGATTGTACCTGTGAGATATGCACCAACACTAATGGTTTCTGCAATCTTTGCATGTGCGTGATCTGCAACAAGTTTGACTTTGAGGTGAATACTTGCCGCTGGATTGGATGTGATTTGTGTTCTCATTGGACTCACACAGATTGTGCCGTTCGTGAGCAACTTATTTGCATGGGCCCTTCTTCAAAGAGTGGAGCAGGACTGAGTGAAATGGTTTTCAGGTGTCAAGCATGCAATAGGACTTCAGAATTGTTGGGTTGGGTTAAAGATGTCTTCCAGCACTGTGCACCGTCATGGGATGGAGAAGCCTTAATGAGGGAACTTGATTATGTTAGTAGGATCTTTCATGGGAGTAAAGACCCCCGAGGAAGGAAGCTATTTTGGAAGTGTGATGATCTTAaggaaaaatttaaaagtaaaaaaatggaTTCAAAAGCTGTCTGCAGGGCAATATTGATGTTTTTCCAAGGTACTAGAAATCTAGTTTTTTCtgcctttatatatatagagagagaagggATCAAGTTACTCTAAcagtaaatttaaaagaattactcctcatcttcatcatttattttcttgaaatctaaTGGTTAAGATTAGTTATTCATTGCAACCATTGGATTTCAAGAAAATCTTTGAGTAACTTGATCCctcctcatatatatataggcaaTATCATGCTTTTGccttttgtttccttttatattaattgaattTAGTTATGTCTAAATTATGCTAAGGCTGATTCAAAAATAACGTGCACCATAAATAGAGATAGCAATGGTGAACAGTGCTTTTAGACTACAGCTTTATATGTTCTCTTTATTGAACAATCTCTTTGattgactaaaatttattggaaatcacATATTTTTGTAGGTCCCacttgttatttaataattctctcttttgattttgtaattttctataaattctAACCAATAGTGAAGTGTGTGTTGTTAACACTTCTCTTTGTTTCTTACTTTTGCTTTTTAAGGCAAAGGCTGTTGTTTGGGGGGTTGATGCATGATTGTAAGTTTAACTTTTCTCTTGTTCTAACCAATACATTATCCTAATTGAAGAGCTTGAGGTGGACTCTGCAAAATGCCTGGAAAATGGAGAAAGTGGAACGTTGATTGCTCCGCAGGACGCATGCAATAGAATTGCTGAAGTGGTGCAGGAGGCTATAAGAAAGATGGAAATGGTAGCTGATGAGAAGATGAGGATGTTCAAGAAGGCTCGCTTGGCTCTTGAAGCTTGTGAACATGAACTAGCTGACAAGGCCAGGGAGGTGACAGAGCTCAAGATGGAGAGACAGAAAAAGAAGCTGCAGATAGAAGAGCTGGAGAAAATTGTGAGGCTGAAAAATGCAGAGGCTGATATGTTCCAATTGAAGGCTAATGAGGCTAAACGAGAGGCCGAGAGGCTTCAGAGGATTGCTCTTGCCAAGCAAGATAAATCAGAAGAAGAATTTACTAGCAACTACTTGAAACAACGTTTAAACGAGGCCGAGGCCGAGAAGCAGTATCTTTATGAGAAGATCAAATTGCAAGAGAGTTCTCGCGCTTCGCAGAGCAGTAGTGGTGGTGACCCTTCTCAGATGCTGATCTATTCCAAAATCCACGATCTACTTTACAGTGTTCCTTCCAAAGCAGACAGTCAGGGTAATGAGCGCCACCCTTTTCGGACAAATCCCTGAGAGTCCATTGTGTTTGTAATGCCAATTATGTTCCCTGTCATAGCTAAGTCAttccctttgaacaatttagGATGAGCCACTTTTATGGCAATGTTATCatcattttcatcaattttatcTGCTTTTTGTACAAGGAGATATTGGAAAAAGCTTCAATATATGTTTGAAACTAGGCTTGTTGTAAgcattattaatatgttttttgtaAGGAATTGTCGACTGTTGCATAACTTGTGGCTACTGGTAAGTTGAGTTAGATGTTTGGCAGTGTGATAAGTTTCTCGATAACTACTTataggaaataaaaattaaaaaaaataaaatacaatgaaTGAAGATTTTTTCATTAGTTGAAATTAATCGTATAAGCTAATATTtagaaattttcttattttatttcttcagaaattgatttgaatttatgcataaattaattttaatgttttgaagAAACTAAATTCacttaactttattattttcttctttgatgATAAGTATTcctaagtttatccaaacaattAATAGTTCGGTGAGTGGCATCAACGACCATATAAATCACAAAGTTGGGATTATACGAGTATATCAAATATGATACTATTACAATGGGAAAACAAACTTTGTAAAACAAGTTATTAATATAGATATTATAATCCTAGGCATGATTTTAGAGttgcaaatttttaattatatggatatttttcattaaatattataaaattgaaatattaaatattttatatttttattacatatgTACTAGTTATTAGGATAAGTCCTATTTAagcattatatttaaaattacgttaaattattttttgatcttagagctattttttttaaaaataagtctttgaatttgtatttgtttattgGTTTAATTAAGTCTTTCATACTTAAAATATAAGTCGTTTTTAGATTatcacttaaaatttatttttttcaatcaattatctgaaaaaaatttcaatttcatttgattATCTACCGTTAGCCGTCTTCCGTTAAGTGATGACATGACAAACAAAGTATCATGTCATCACGTCCTATCACAGACACCTTATTGTCATGTCATCACCTTCAATGACGTGTCGATAATTGGGTGTGTCACACATAGTCTGTCATGTTATCACTCAATGAAAGGAAACTAATGATAGGTagtaagttgaaacaaaaattttatagatagttatttgacaaaaaaaatgagtttttagatagtaatatgaaaatgatctatttttcaggtatgaaaaacttaacTAAATCAatctgaaaattaattttttagttaacaaatgataaggaggagttttatcaaaataaataatttaatttcaaataaaatgataaattttattattttattgaaaataaaaataaaaatggtaatcgtaaatttaagttatgtttGAAAGCAAATCTAGTCAATAAGAAAAAATCGTTtctcaaaattttttatttgatcaaatatttgtaaacttgtcaaaaaactaaaaattaattaaaataacttgatgaacatatatgtaatttacttttatatagacTTAAGAAACTTTAtccgatttattttttaagataattcttcattcaaaataagaaatacattaaattgataagatattttttattggtaggaataaaaaaaatactatttgaaatttacaataatttacctatcaatttatcatgtttAATCAACTGAACTAGATTAATAAGAtagtattaaaattgaaattgaagagTTAAGATGAATACATTTAATAGCTGGACAAAGCTAAAAgagaatcaacaaaatcaaatggTGAGATATATATTTTGGATCCATAGAATAATAAGGAAAGGCATAACATGTGTACGTTGATCATAGACTACAAAACACTaattatatatggtttaaataaattttccatACCTGAAAAATAGTTCGTTTTCATATTACTacctaaaaattcttttttttgtcaaatacctacttgaatttttttttatgtttcaactTACTATCCATCGTTAATCCCTTTCCGTTGAGTGATGAGATGACAGACAGTGTCACATCATCACACCCAATCACTAACACGTCATCGTCACGTCATTGAAGGTGATGATGTGATAGTGACATGTCAATGATTGGGTGTGATGACGTGACACTCTGTCTGTCACGTCATCACTTAATAGAAGACGACTAACGGTAGAtagtaaaatgaaattgaaatttttttaggtacttggttaaaaaaaagtgaatgttAGGTAGTAATTTGAAAACGGTCTATATTCTagatatgaaaaacttaattaagccttgtttttttaatcagaCTCTTTCATCTAATTattgctaaaaaaattaattcacaaGAACCTAATTAGTCCCTCTTGATTGCGATCGCCACCTCTACATGCCTACACTCAATATTTTCATCTCTTCAAGTCAATATTTTCACATTTGTACGCCAATATTCTAACCTATATTGGTTTTAAATCTAGTATTCTCAACCAAGTTATAATAGTGGCTTAGAGAGGTGAGAATAGTGATATTAAGATGAGAGAATACTCAATGCATACTCCACATGTGATCAAATTGGATTCAAGACCTCTTCAAGCCAATGTTCTTACCTATATAGGTTTTGAACCCAGTATTCTCAACTAGAATATATACTAACCTAGAGAGGTGAGAATATTGACCTTAAGAGGGGAGAATACTCATTGCAAACTTATAGAGGTAACAATATTGGATTCAAGGACTAATTAGGATTTTGTGCTTAATCTTCTCTTATTATTAAAGCGAAGAagttttacaaataaaattttccgGTTTTTTTAGATGCAATTTTTGCTAAAAAGGTGTGTAAATTAACCGCCTAATTGAATTACATAACATATTGACATTATTATTAAAGCAGTAATGATTATTTCccaattgatattaaaaatgcatgtcaatcaatgaatatattatcaattaggcaatcatcaatataaattgttctaataataatatcaatatgtTATGTGATTTATGCAGTTaatttacacaattttttttagtgaaatttgcattaaaaaaatgagaaaatttctCTTATGAACTTCTCACTTTAATAATAAGAGAGAGATGAGCGAAGAAGCACGCTCATTGATTTTCATCTAATTGCACAATTAACAAGGTAATCAAGCTACCCTTAATTGCATCATTAATTAATACCAATATTTTTACACATAAATTTAGTTCcctttaatattcaaattaattatccaTCTATAACGCACTGattgatttgaaaattaaattagggAGGAGTCATTTTGTCAACGAACATTGCATAGTTTGATATAAATCACAACTTGAATCACAAATTCAACATCTCACATTTCTTTTGGtaattttttcaagaaaaatatagaagtcaaaaaggaaaagatggaTTGAGGTGAGGAATGATAGAATAACACCACAATTTAGATGGATTGATAAGTTGAAATGAAGATTTACCACTTTGAATTAGGAAATTCAAAGATAAGAATCAAGGTAGTTTCTATGAACCAAGAGAGAGTTTCCTCTCACAAAGCTTCATTTCAAAATGAGTGAAAACTAAATGACAATGTCAACATTTTTCCTACTATACTATAGCCCTTAAGTCCACCAAGGCCCATTTGACACATATGCCTAAAAAGCTAaacacaaaattacaaaaaaaataaaaagtccaACAAAGGCCCAACACCAAAATTACACAATTCCTTAATCTACTATTTGACTCTAATGTAGTCTCAAGCCTCCTTTTTTTAGACTTCTATCATTCATTCCTTCTTGAAAGAAATTTGTCCTCGAATTTAACACTTGATTGCctacataaacaaaaaaaacacacattagaatttattgaaaattgcattaagaaaatCCTACATCTAAGTAGACTTGAATCCCCTAAAATGGAAAATATCTTATTATTGAAGTACCTTTTCACCAATCCTCCCAGGTCAAAGACCAACCTAAAGAAACCATCACATATCATTTGCAATGCATTATATGACTTGTGAAACAACACCTAAGCGTTGTATTTTCAACTTTAATATCTCCATCACACATCTTATGTAATTCAAaatatctaataaatttttattatgagCCTCTCCATCTAAAGAATCATGTAATGGCATTAGAGACATTGATGAAACCTTAATTTGTAGATCTAATTTTTAGTCTCAACAAACTGGGAAACTTATTTGAGACTCTTTGAGATtgaggaaaataaaaaggaaaaagcagAATTAGAAAAGGAGATTGAAAGAACAACGCCACAATCTTGGAAGATTGATAAGTTGAGGATGATTCGCCACAAAGAATAAAATTCTTTGATTAGAACCTAAGGTTTCACACAAGAACCAAGAGAGACATTCTCTTAACTGTGtctaatataaaatttcatcaaaaaaatatcaaataagtgTTTAAGGAGTCTATTTATACCTCCTACTAATAACCTTAAACTAGGCTCAAGACCCAAGGCCCAATAATTactctaataattaaaagacttaaaaataacaataaaaggtcGTGTGGCCCATTACAAGTCCAAAAATAGGcccaaaatacaattaaaaacaaaaataaatcctCCATGAGAAAATTTAGTCTCTTTTCAAACTCTTCTTGAAATTTCTTACTCTTTGCTTAAGTGATTGCTCCATCCATGTCGAGCCCACCCAAGTCAAACTTTTCCTCCTTGGATAGTCTTCtgtcattccctccttcttgggaAGAATTTGCCCTCGAATTGATGTCAAAGGTACCTACATCACAAAGAGTGAAGTCAGTAACATTAAAAGTGTTGCTCACATGATAGTCAAGTGGTAAATCAATTTATATGCATTACCATTTATGCGCTCCAAAACTTTAAAAGGACCATATCCCATTTCTTGAAGTTTAGATTTCCTTTTGGAAGGAAACCTATTCTTCCTCAAGTgaacccaaacccaatcacccCGTTTGAAAATCATCATCTTTCTACCCTTATTGGCATATCTAGTATATTGTTCAACCTTGTTCTCAATTTGTGCTTTCACTTCTCGTGCAACTCATAACAAAGTTGGCTTTAGAAAGCCCATTCCGATTCATCATAGCAAATTTGATAGGCGAAGGTAACAAATTAAGAGGGGACAATGGATTAAAACCGTAAACCATCTCAAAAGCAGAATAAGAAGTAATAGAGTTTACTACCGTATTATAAgcaaattcagcacaaggtagGCATTCCTCCcaaattttcaaattcttaCCTACCAAGCACCTTAGAAGTTGAGATAGAGTTCAATTTACCAGGATGACGAGCATAACACATGAGCTCAAAATTTCTCTCACCCATTCTTTTTCCATTAAGCTCTCCACTTGTCTTT
It includes:
- the LOC100781890 gene encoding OBERON-like protein, giving the protein MLPLRPQAQVGGLQTSLSLVSSDPLLSPDEPRSNSNNLHESPAESASSQETWPTADAAAAKKMENGKAEVNCLEQKVIHRVSSSDKVTLQDVARESVCMICEKMHHLPEEYLEELKNGLRSILEGGNGSQHREDFFILQKLVQSRTDLTAKTLVRAHRVQLEILVAINTGIQGFLHPSISLSQTSLIEIFGYKRCRNIACQNQLPADDCTCEICTNTNGFCNLCMCVICNKFDFEVNTCRWIGCDLCSHWTHTDCAVREQLICMGPSSKSGAGLSEMVFRCQACNRTSELLGWVKDVFQHCAPSWDGEALMRELDYVSRIFHGSKDPRGRKLFWKCDDLKEKFKSKKMDSKAVCRAILMFFQELEVDSAKCLENGESGTLIAPQDACNRIAEVVQEAIRKMEMVADEKMRMFKKARLALEACEHELADKAREVTELKMERQKKKLQIEELEKIVRLKNAEADMFQLKANEAKREAERLQRIALAKQDKSEEEFTSNYLKQRLNEAEAEKQYLYEKIKLQESSRASQSSSGGDPSQMLIYSKIHDLLYSVPSKADSQGNERHPFRTNP